Proteins encoded by one window of Chelatococcus sp. YT9:
- a CDS encoding helix-turn-helix transcriptional regulator, with the protein MSVTPLRASHGVVGKDVDVQALRREAGKWLKERREAVGLSQRELATLVGAQYYTFISQLEIGRGRIPPERYREWAGHLKMDPKEFVQTLMMFYDPVTYELLFDHD; encoded by the coding sequence ATGAGCGTGACGCCCCTGCGAGCGAGCCACGGTGTTGTCGGCAAAGATGTGGACGTCCAAGCACTTCGCCGTGAAGCGGGAAAGTGGCTGAAGGAACGTCGCGAAGCCGTCGGCCTATCGCAGCGAGAACTGGCTACACTCGTGGGCGCTCAATACTATACATTCATATCCCAGCTCGAGATCGGACGCGGTCGGATTCCACCGGAGCGGTACCGTGAATGGGCCGGACATCTAAAAATGGACCCCAAGGAATTCGTTCAGACGCTCATGATGTTTTACGATCCAGTGACGTATGAACTCTTATTCGACCACGACTGA